In Spinacia oleracea cultivar Varoflay chromosome 5, BTI_SOV_V1, whole genome shotgun sequence, a single window of DNA contains:
- the LOC110776995 gene encoding non-specific lipid-transfer protein 1 — translation MANYNHFVCIIVLMALVVVAPHAKAAVTCGTVVTSLSPCLDYFSGGGNGQPPSGCCNGIRTLNAEAQSTPDRQMVCTCLKQAANAMRNVNLGLAAAIPPKCGVHIPYKLDPSTDCSSVH, via the exons ATGGCTAATTACAATCACTTTGTTTGCATTATTGTCCTTATGGCTCTAGTGGTGGTGGCCCCACATGCTAAGGCCGCGGTCACCTGTGGGACCGTGGTCACTAGCCTCTCACCATGTCTTGACTACTTCTCAGGAGGTGGTAACGGTCAACCACCTAGTGGTTGCTGCAACGGCATAAGGACCCTTAATGCCGAGGCTCAGTCCACTCCTGACCGTCAGATGGTCTGCACGTGTCTCAAACAGGCAGCCAACGCAATGCGAAATGTTAACCTTGGTTTGGCTGCTGCCATCCCTCCTAAGTGCGGGGTTCACATTCCTTACAAGCTTGACCCCTCTACTGATTGCTCCTC GGTTCATTAA